The following proteins are co-located in the Fibrobacter sp. UWEL genome:
- a CDS encoding VUT family protein, translating into MIEKIKYEVKDLVVLLRNIPSLAVTFFVLSVVCMNLLANKELFSTEYLALDCGFTLSWFSFLCMDMICKRFGPKAAMKVSMVALFINLVTCGLFALLSRTPGMWGEFYSYIDSNPDAASVANASLNATFGGSWYVVLGSALAMFTSSGVNSIVNYLIAKTTKTTGFKNFALRSYVSTAVAQFVDNFIFAMVVSHVFFGWTMTQVIVCSITGSIMELLCEIVISPIGYKMVCSWEKHDVGREYLNMKAGK; encoded by the coding sequence ATGATTGAAAAGATTAAGTACGAGGTGAAAGACCTCGTTGTTCTCCTGAGGAACATCCCCTCTCTCGCAGTCACCTTCTTCGTCCTTTCTGTGGTGTGCATGAACTTGCTCGCCAACAAGGAGCTATTCTCCACAGAATATCTGGCCCTGGATTGCGGCTTTACCTTGAGCTGGTTCTCTTTCCTTTGCATGGACATGATATGCAAACGGTTCGGGCCTAAGGCTGCCATGAAGGTTTCCATGGTGGCGCTGTTCATCAACTTGGTTACCTGCGGCCTCTTCGCGCTCCTTTCCCGCACGCCCGGCATGTGGGGCGAATTCTACAGCTACATCGATTCCAATCCCGATGCGGCAAGCGTTGCCAACGCCTCGCTGAACGCAACCTTTGGCGGATCCTGGTATGTGGTGCTGGGCTCCGCCCTGGCCATGTTCACGTCCTCCGGTGTCAATTCCATTGTGAACTATTTGATTGCGAAGACAACCAAGACGACGGGTTTCAAGAATTTTGCTCTCCGCTCCTACGTTTCTACCGCGGTAGCCCAGTTTGTGGACAACTTCATTTTCGCCATGGTGGTAAGCCACGTATTCTTTGGCTGGACTATGACCCAGGTGATTGTCTGCTCCATTACAGGTTCCATCATGGAACTGCTTTGCGAAATCGTCATTAGTCCTATTGGCTACAAGATGGTGTGCAGCTGGGAAAAGCATGACGTAGGTCGTGAATACTTGAACATGAAGGCTGGAAAATGA
- the cysS gene encoding cysteine--tRNA ligase, translating to MALQFYNTASRKKEIFTLPEGVPAVRMYCCGPTVYHFAHIGNLRTYIFEDFLVRTLKYYGYAVNHIVNITDVGHLTSDADSGDDKMEKGAAREGKSVWDIAKFYTDAFMADWHRLNIQEPTRWTPATQHIKEQIELVQKLEEKGFTYRTSDGIYFDSLKFPRYADFARLDVENLRKGSRIDMGEKHAATDFALWKFSPTDKKRAMEWDSPWGVGFPGWHIECSAMAMKYNGPTLDIHCGGSDHIRVHHTNEIAQSECANGVQFSRFWMHGEFLRTASEEKLEDGTTQQTFGKMSKSSGEFLTVTLLMDRGYNPLDYRYFALGSHYRNYLNFTWDALTGAKEAFKSLHKKTDPLIGKATEIKSEAAKAFQEEFKTAIGDDLNMPRALGILNTMLKSDIDDGEKAALVMDFDKIFGLKLDQPREDYKKKAEEGAAGVDVAKVEELLAARKEARANKNWAESDRIRDELAAMNVVIKDSKEGTTWSIKE from the coding sequence ATGGCACTTCAATTCTACAACACCGCATCACGCAAGAAAGAGATCTTTACACTTCCCGAAGGCGTTCCCGCCGTGCGTATGTACTGTTGTGGCCCTACGGTGTACCACTTCGCCCACATCGGCAACCTCCGCACCTACATTTTCGAAGACTTCCTGGTTCGCACCCTGAAGTACTACGGCTACGCAGTAAACCACATCGTGAACATTACCGACGTGGGCCACTTGACCAGCGACGCAGACTCCGGTGACGACAAGATGGAAAAGGGCGCCGCCCGCGAAGGCAAGTCCGTTTGGGACATCGCAAAGTTCTACACCGACGCTTTCATGGCTGACTGGCACCGTCTGAACATTCAGGAACCCACCCGCTGGACTCCTGCCACCCAGCACATCAAGGAACAGATCGAACTGGTCCAGAAGCTGGAAGAAAAGGGCTTTACCTACCGCACCAGCGACGGCATCTACTTCGATAGCCTCAAGTTCCCCCGCTACGCAGACTTCGCCCGCCTGGACGTTGAAAACCTCCGCAAGGGCAGCCGTATCGACATGGGCGAAAAGCATGCCGCTACCGACTTCGCTCTCTGGAAGTTCAGCCCCACCGACAAGAAGCGCGCCATGGAATGGGATTCCCCCTGGGGCGTAGGCTTCCCGGGCTGGCATATCGAATGCTCCGCCATGGCCATGAAGTACAATGGCCCCACTCTGGACATTCACTGCGGCGGTTCTGACCATATCCGCGTGCACCACACCAACGAAATCGCGCAGAGCGAATGCGCCAACGGCGTTCAGTTCTCCCGTTTCTGGATGCACGGTGAATTCCTCCGTACCGCCAGCGAAGAAAAGCTGGAAGACGGAACCACTCAGCAGACCTTCGGCAAGATGAGTAAGTCCAGCGGCGAATTTTTGACCGTTACCTTGCTCATGGACCGCGGCTACAATCCGCTGGACTACCGCTACTTCGCACTGGGCAGCCACTACCGCAACTACCTGAACTTCACCTGGGACGCCCTCACCGGCGCCAAGGAAGCCTTCAAGAGCCTTCACAAGAAGACCGACCCCCTGATCGGCAAGGCAACTGAAATCAAGAGCGAAGCTGCAAAGGCTTTCCAGGAAGAATTCAAGACCGCTATTGGCGACGACCTGAATATGCCCCGCGCCCTCGGCATCCTGAATACCATGCTCAAGTCAGACATCGATGACGGCGAAAAGGCTGCTCTCGTGATGGACTTCGACAAGATCTTCGGCCTCAAGCTGGATCAGCCCCGCGAAGACTACAAGAAGAAGGCAGAAGAAGGCGCCGCAGGCGTTGACGTTGCCAAGGTGGAAGAACTGCTGGCCGCCCGTAAGGAAGCTCGCGCCAACAAGAACTGGGCAGAAAGTGACCGCATCCGCGACGAACTGGCCGCCATGAACGTGGTGATCAAGGACTCCAAGGAAGGCACCACCTGGAGCATCAAGGAATAA
- a CDS encoding SDR family NAD(P)-dependent oxidoreductase yields MNVLISGTSQGIGRAIAELFLKNGFKVFGVDVQESSIHHPEYFHFVADVSNKSSLPEIEQTMDIVISNAGVQDSGRDIEINLKGSINFVEKYAFQSSIKSVLLVASASAHSGAEFPEYSASKGGLLSYMKNAAIRLAKFGATCNSISPGGVTTELNRPVMDDAKLWQRIMDVTPLKRWASPEDIAQWVYFLTVVNKNCTGQDILIDNGENDLNSTFVWPE; encoded by the coding sequence ATGAATGTCCTGATCAGTGGAACTAGCCAGGGGATTGGTCGCGCCATTGCGGAACTGTTCCTGAAGAACGGCTTTAAGGTTTTTGGCGTCGACGTTCAGGAATCCTCCATCCACCATCCTGAATATTTTCATTTCGTTGCAGACGTTTCGAATAAGTCGTCCCTGCCCGAAATAGAACAGACCATGGACATCGTGATTAGTAACGCAGGCGTCCAGGATTCCGGTCGTGACATCGAAATCAATCTGAAGGGCTCCATCAATTTTGTGGAGAAGTATGCCTTCCAGAGTTCCATCAAGTCTGTTCTGCTGGTAGCTTCTGCTTCGGCTCATTCCGGCGCGGAATTTCCGGAATATTCCGCCTCTAAGGGCGGGCTTCTTTCCTACATGAAGAATGCCGCTATTCGCCTCGCGAAGTTTGGCGCTACCTGCAATAGTATTTCGCCGGGTGGCGTCACTACCGAATTGAACCGCCCTGTTATGGACGATGCAAAATTGTGGCAGCGCATTATGGATGTGACGCCTTTAAAACGCTGGGCATCTCCCGAAGATATAGCCCAGTGGGTTTACTTCCTCACGGTCGTAAACAAGAACTGCACCGGTCAGGATATTCTTATCGATAACGGCGAGAATGATTTGAATTCCACCTTCGTGTGGCCAGAATAA